A region from the Silene latifolia isolate original U9 population chromosome 7, ASM4854445v1, whole genome shotgun sequence genome encodes:
- the LOC141591524 gene encoding uncharacterized protein LOC141591524, which yields MGKMEMSSVLKNLKFMQRAVQKEEKIKEVEQPIPDGNFTPPSNVRRKCVVILEGDPQPGTTRGRMSFQNFNPAIDKLKEEEAANGHNAEASTSSLFQCGRSNERFDRKKKPSENTNMDMSNEESNGELKRKQSKEFSETSHPKKLQKQSQGNMQPSSSDNRNFHKQPKRDKLDFNVLVPQKSQGKKKGR from the exons ATGGGAAAGATGGAGATGTCCAGTGTATTGAAAAATCTTAAG TTTATGCAAAGGGCAGTTCAGAAGGAGGAGAAAATTAAGGAGGTGGAACAACCGATACCAGATGGGAATTTTACCCCCCCTAGTAATGTTAGAAGAAAATG TGTGGTCATACTGGAAGGAGATCCTCAACCTGGTACGACAAGAGGTCGTATGTCATTTCAGAACTTTAACCCTGCTATTGAT AAACTGAAAGAGGAGGAAGCTGCTAATGGTCATAATGCAGAAGCATCAACTTCGTCTCTCTTTCAATGTGGAAGGAGCAACGAGAG ATTTGATAGGAAAAAGAAGCCATCTGAGAATACTAATATGGATATGAGCAACGAGGAGAGCAACGGAGAACTTAAAAGGAAACAGTCAAAGGAATTCTCTGAGACAAGCCATCCGAAGAAGCTACAAAAGCAAAGCCAAGGTAATATGCAACCCTCTTCTAGTGACAATCGTAATTTCCATAAGCAACCAAAGCGCGACAAGTTAGACTTCAACGTTTTAGTGCCACAAAAGTCTCAAGGTAAGAAAAAGGGACGTTAA
- the LOC141591525 gene encoding uncharacterized protein C24B11.05-like gives MDQEQDHRTQTTLNHKYDCLLFDLDDTLYPLSSGIAAHCTKNIQDYMINQLGIEESKVPDMCYVLYKYYGTTMAGLRAIGYNFDYDHYHSQVHGRLPYDLLKPDLVLRNLLLSLPIRKVILTNADKHHAAECLKRLGLEDCFEKIMCFETLNPPNDDKSAPNEDKSEIFDIMEYQPSSGVTLPSTPIVCKPFELAFEQAFQIAEIDPNRTLFFDDSVRNVSTGHNLGLHTVLVGKSERSDGADYALESIHNIREAFPELLETDEERLENVRYSQKIAVEA, from the exons ATGGATCAGGAGCAGGACCATAGAACCCAAACTACATTAAATCACAAATATGATTGCTTATTATTTG ATCTTGATGATACCCTTTATCCTTTGAGTTCTGGTATTGCTGCACATTGCACCAAAAACATTCAAG ATTACATGATTAACCAACTTGGAATAGAGGAGAGTAAAGTTCCTGATATGTGTTATGTTTTGTACAAGTATTACGGTACCACCATGGCCGGTCTTCGG GCAATTGGATATAACTTTGACTATGATCACTATCACAG CCAAGTTCATGGAAGGTTACCCTATGATTTGCTGAAACCTGATCTAGTGCTAAGGAATCTGTTACTTAGTCTTCCAATTCGAAAAGTG ATTCTCACCAATGCTGACAAGCATCACGCTGCTGAGTGTCTGAAGAGGCTTGGATTAGAAGATTGTTTCGAAAAAATAATGTGTTTCGAAACACTGAATCCTCCTAATGATGACAAATCTGCTCCTAATGAAGATAAGTCTGAGATTTTCGACATCATGGAATATCAGCCTAGTTCTGGTGTAACCCTTCCATCCACACCAATTGTCTGTAAACCCTTTGAATTGGCTTTTGAACAAGCCTTTCAGATAGCAGAAATCGACCCTAACAGAACA TTGTTCTTTGATGACAGCGTTCGAAATGTGAGTACTGGTCACAATTTAGGTCTGCATACCGTGTTG GTAGGAAAGTCTGAGAGATCAGACGGTGCAGACTACGCCTTGGAAAGCATTCATAACATCAGAGAAGCATTCCCTGAGCTGTTGGAAACCGATGAAGAGAGATTAGAGAATGTTCGGTACTCACAGAAAATTGCAGTTGAGGCCTAA